One Natronomonas gomsonensis genomic window, TTCCTCGGTCCCGGTGAGTTGCTCGGACTCATCACGACGCTGTTCATCTTCGGCGTGGTCGTCTACGCCGAATCCGTCCGCGTCGAGATTCCACTGAGCCACTCCCGCGTGAAGGGTGCTCGTGGTCGCTTCCCCGTGAAGCTCATCTACGCGAGCGTCCTGCCGATGATTCTCGTCCGCGCTCTGCAGGCGAACGTCCAGTTCCTCGGCCGCATCCTCAACGCCCAGTGGACTGGGATGCCGGCGTGGCTCGGTGACTACACCCAGCCACAGGCCGGTGGGTTCGCCGAACCAATCGGCGGGCTGTTCTACTACGTCGCGCCGATTTACACGCCGGAAGACTGGATGTGGTGGCTTGGTGAGACCACCGCCGCGCCGTGGCAAATCATGCTCCGTGTCGGTATCGACCTCACGTTCATGATTTTCGGTGGCGCCATCTTCGCCATCTTCTGGGTCGAAACGACGGGCATGGGCCCCAACGCGACGGCCAAGCAGATTCAGAACTCCGGGATGCAGATTCCCGGGTTCCGACAGTCGCCCGGCGTCACCGAGAAGGTCCTCGAGCGATACATCCCCCAGGTCACCGTCATCGGCGGTGCCCTCGTGGGACTGCTCGCGGTCATGGCGAATATGCTCGGCACCATCGGACAGGTCTCCGGTACGGGTCTGCTGCTTACGGTGTCTATCACGTACAAACTGTACGAGGAGATAGCCGAAGAGCAGATGATGGAGATGCATCCGATGATGCGGGAGATGTTCGGCTAACGCGTCGAGACATCCCGAAACACCACTTCCTATCTTTTTGAGCGACTAGCCGCGGCTTCAGGGTGCTTCGGCGTGAGTAGTGCGCTGGTCGAGTAGCCACGGAACCACTTCCCGTGGCGGTCGACTCTTCCCACCGACTTTTTGGACGGTTCCCGTCAGATGTGTTGTATGCCCTCCGAGTCGATACTGCGAGAGCGAGTGTTCACCCAGCGGAACGTCACCATCGCCGTTGCGGTCCTCTTGGCGTTACCGGCGGCGTACCTCTTTCATGACCGCTTCGGGGCCGATGCCGGGGACTTCCTGTTGTTGTTCACCGTCGGGGTCGGCGTTCCGACCGCTTACGACGGGTTCTGGGAGCCCTACGACCGGACGTGGAAGGCGGTCGCGTGGGTCGTCGTTGCGTCGCTGCTGGCCGTCGTCGTGTTCGTTGGCAGCTATCTCATCGCTGTCGAAGGGCTATCGCTGTCGCCGTTCCTCGGGAGCGTCGCCGCGTTCGTCGTCGCCTATCCGGGGATCCTCACATTTCTTGCGGTCCGCCGACGCGCCCGGGGGGACTTCACGGGATAGTAACCGACTTACCGTCGGCCCGTGTGGACGGCGGTATGCACGTCGTCATCATCGGTGCTGGGGAAGTCGGCACCTCCATCGCAGGGAGTCTCGCCCAATCCCACGACGTCGTCGTTATCGACATCGACTCCGAACGGGCCGACCAACTCAAGTACGAACTCGACGTGATGACGCTTGCGGGTGACGGCACCGCCTCGTCGACGCTCGAACAGGCCGGTATCGAGGAGGCGGACATGCTCATCGCCAGCACCGACGACGACAGGACGAACCTCGTCGCCTGTGAGACGGCGAAGACGCTCGCGAGTCCGTTCACCATCGCCCGAGTCAAGAGCGTCGAGTACCTCCGGACCTGGGAAATCACCGAGAAGGCATTCGGCGTCGACTTCATGGTGTGTTCGGACCTCTTGAGCGCCGAGAACATCGTCCGTATCGTCGGGCTTCCGGCCGCAATCGACGTCGACCCCTTCGCCGGTGGCTGCGTCCAGATGGCGGAGTTCGAGGTGATGGAGGACAGTCCCGTCGCGGGACAGACCGTCGCCGAGGCCGACCGCTTCGAGTCGCTGACGTTCGCGGGCGTGTTCCGGGACGGAGATCTGATACTCCCGCGTGGGGATACGCTCATCGAGGCCGGCGACCGGACGGTCGTCATCGGGAGTCCCGAGAGCGTCCAGGCCTTTGCGACGGACATCGCCCCGGAGACGACGCCGGGGGCGGCCGACGAAATCGTCATCATCGGTGGGTCGGAAATCGGCTATCACACCGCCCGACTGCTCGAAAGCCGTGGGCTGAAACCACGACTCATCGAACAGGACCCCGAGCGTGCACGCCAACTCGCCGAGGAGTTGCCGAACACGCTCGTGATGGAACACGACGCCACCGACACGGAGTTCCTCGCCCGCGAACACGTCGACGAGGCCGACATCGTCGTCGCCGCCCTCGATAGCGACGAGAAGAACCTGCTCGTCTCCGTGTTGGCGAAACGAATCGGTACCGACCGTGTCGTCGCCGTCGTCGACAACGGGGAGTACGTCATGCTGTTCGAGGAAATCGGCATCGATATCGCCATCAATCCCCGGCAGGTCACTGCCGAGGAGATAACCCGCTTCACCCACGAGGGCGTCGCCGAAAACGTCGCGGTACTGGAAAACGACCAAGCGGAGGTTCTGGAGTTGGAGCTAACCGACAGCAGCGACCTCGTCGGCCGGCCGATACAGGATATCGTCGCGGACATCGACGCCGACTTGGTCATCGGTGCGGTGACGCGCAACCGCGAACTCGTCACGCCCCGGGGCGATACGGTGCTGGAGTCCGGCGACCACATCATCGTCTTCGTCGAATCGTCGTTCATCGGCGAACTCACGTCGATGGTGTGAAATGGGCGTCATCCGAGTCGATTGGCGGGCTAGTCTCGATTTGACTGGCCGGATACTGCTGTATCTCGCCGGGCCGCTGTGTTTCCCGCTTCTCGTCGCCATCTACTACGGTGAGTCGACGGTGCCGTTCCTGTCGGCCATCGCCGTAACCGTCGTCCTCGGCGGTTCGTTGCGGGGGCTGCCGGGGGAACCCGGTGAACTCGGCCCGCGGGAGGCGTTTCTCGCCGTCGCACTGATTTGGTTTCTCGTCGCGGCGGTCGGGGCCGTCCCGTTTTTCGTCGCCGGCGTCGGCATCATCGCCCATCCGGTCGACGCCATGTTCGAGTCGATGAGCGGGCTGACGACCACGGGGGCGACGGTCCTGCGTGATTTCTCGATTCACTCGCGGTCGATACTCATGTGGCGACAGGTGCTGCAGTGGCTCGGCGGCCTCGGCATTCTCGTCCTCGCGACGGCGATACTGTCGGAACTCGGCGTCGGTGGTGCCCAACTGATGGAGACCGAAACCCAGACCCGGAACGTCAGCAAACTCACGCCGCGCATCGCCGCGACGGCACAGCTCATCTGGGGGCTGTACATCGGCCTGACGCTTCTGGCCGTCGCCGTCTACTACGGCCTCCACCTGCTGAACCTCGCGCCGAATATGGGTTTCTACAACGCGGTCGCCCACGCGCTCACCTCTGTGTCGACGGCGGGGTTCTCGCCGGAACCCGACAGCATCGGCGCGTTCTCGCCGGTCGTACAGTGGGCCGTCATCCCGTTCATGCTCGTCGGCTCGACGAGTTTCGTGCTACTGTACTTCGCCATCAACGGCGACCCGATGCGCTTGCTCAAAAACGAGGAGTTTCATTTCTATCTCGGCGTCGTCGCGACCGGAAGCGTCCTCGTCGCTGCGGCGCTGGCCACCGACCCGACGGTGACCTTCGGAACTGAGGCGACGGTCCGTCATGCAGTGTTCAACGTCGCCTCCATCGTGACGACGACGGGCTATGCGAGTGCGGACTTCGAGTTGTGGTCACCGGCCGCCAAACACGTCCTCTTTCTGTGTATGTTCGTCGGTGGGATGGTCGGCTCGACGACGTGCTCCATCAAATCGCTTCGGTGGCTCGTCGCGCTGAAGGCGTTCAAGCGCAACCTCTTCACCAGCATCCACCCCGAGGCGGTTCGTCCGGTTCGGGTCTCGGGCAACCCCGTCGAGGAGGAGACGATTCGGGACATCTACGCGTACCTGCTCTTGAGCCTCGTCATCTTCACCCTCCTTACGGTGTTCATCGTCGTCGACGGCACGCGGGCACCGGTCGAAGTCACGGAGTTCGAGGCCCTCGGCGCGGCGGCATCGACGTTCCTCAACATCGGCCCGGCGTTCGGCGACGCCGGGCCATACGGCACTTACGCGACGTTTCCGCGGTCGACGCGGGCGGTGATGATTGCCTTGATGTGGATTGGCCGCATCGAAATCATCCCCGTCTTGGTGCTGTTCACGAAAGCGTTTTGGACCTCCTGAGAAACGAATCCGCCTCTTTATTACATCGGCGGTGAGACGGGACGCGTAATGGAGGTCGTCGTCCAGTGAGGTTTCGAGTTCGTTGGCGGACGAGTTTTAGCCTTGTTGGGACCGTCGTCAAGTATCTCGCAGTGGCGATGCTCATTCCGCTCGCCGTAGCTGTAATTTACGGTGACGATATCTGGGTCTTCGCCGCCTCGATTGCCATTACGGTGTCCGTCGGTCTCGCGCTCGAACGACTCGACAGGGACCCCGAGGTGGACGCCCCCGAGGCACTCGCCCTCGTTACGTTTTCTTGGCTGGCCGTCGCGGCTATCGGCGCAGTTCCGTACTTACTCGCCGGCTACGGCACCTCATCCACGCTGGCTATGCCGGTGAACGCGCTGTTCGAATCGATGTCCGGATTCACGACGACAGGGGCGACGGTCATGGGTGAGATAAGCTTCGAGCAACATTCCCACGCGTTGCTGATGTGGCGACAACTCACGCAGTGGCTGGGTGGGATGGGTATCATCGTTCTGATGATTGCCATCCTTCCGGAGTTGGCTGTCAACGGAGCGCAACTGATGCAATCGGAGGCGCCCGGTCCGGAGCTACAGAAACTAACGCCCCGAATCGCGGAAACCGCGCGCGCACTCTGGTTGGTGTATCTCGGATTCACCGTCGTCTACGTGCTGTTGCTCTACGGGTTGCATCTGGCCAATCTGGCCCCGAATATGACGTTTTACAACGCCGTCGCACACGGCTTTACGACGCTTCCGACGGGTGGGTTCTCACCGGAGGCCGACAGCATCGCGGCGTTTTCCGCGGCAGTTCAGTGGGTCGTTATCCCCTTCATGTTCGTCGCGGGTGTCAACTTCGCGCTGTTCTGGCACGTTCTCAAAGGTGAAATCGACGAACTGACCGGAAATCCCGAGTTCAGGTGGTATGCCGGAAGTATCGCCGCGGTGACGGCCGTATTGACGGCACTGTTGTTCTCCGGAACTGCACCGGTTCTGGACCTCGGTGGGGCGACGGAGGGTGTCGCCGAGAACTCGCTCCGGCAAGCGACGTTCCAGGTCGTCTCGTTGCTGAACTCGACCGGATACGCGACGAGCGACTTCGCTCAGTGGGATAGCAACGCACAGATGGTGCTCCTGTTCGCTATGTTCATCGGTGGGTCTGCTGGCTCGACTGGTGGTGGCGTCAAAGTCGTTCGGTGGCTCATCGTCGTCAAATCGATTCGGCGAGAACTGTACAAAACGGCCCGGCCGAGCATCGTTGAGCCGATTCGTCTCGGAGGCAACGTCGTCGACGAAGACGCCGTTCGAGGCGTGATGTCGTTTACACTCCTGTATCTCCTCCTGTTCGGAGTCGCGACAGTGGTCATCTCGTTGGACGCACACAGAATCGGATACGACATCACGACACTGGAGGCGCTCAGTGCGTCCATCGCGACGCTCGGAAACATCGGTCCGGGGTTCGGCTCACTCGGCCCGTTCGGCAGTTATATCAAATTTCCGCGGTCGTCGAGGCTTCTGATGGTGGTTCTGATGTGGGTCGGACGTCTCGAAATCGTCCCCGTGTTGGCGCTGTTCATCGGCATCACACGCGAGTGAGCGATTCAGGGGCGCAGGCCGTAGATGAGTGCTCGTCCGAACACCAACACCGGGATGATTTCGAGGCGGCCAATCCACATGTTGAGAACGAACATCGCTTCTGCAAGCGGGTGCATCGACGGGCCGACGATACCCGTCGACAACCCGACGTTCCCCTGTGCGCTTGCTACCTCGAAGAGCGCATCGGCGTAACTGAAATCGGGGCCCGCGAGGTTGACGAGAACGATACTCGACGCCGCCAGGAGCGATATCCAGAGGACACCGACGATGGCGGCTTCGCTGAACTCTCGGTCCATCTGCTGGCGCGTGAGCGTTCGGTCTCCCACGTTCGCCGTCGCAACCGCAGTCGAGGGGAGAAACACCCGAGAGAACTGCCATTTGATGCCCTTCGCGATGACGTACGCGCGAATAATCTTGATGCCGCCGACGGTCGACCCCGCCGCTCCGCCGACGACCATCGCTCCCGAAACGATGAGTTTTCCGCCGTCGCTCCAGTTGGCGATTGGCGAGGACTGGAACCCGGTACAGGTCAGCGCGCTGACGAACTGGAACGTTCCGTCCCGAACGGCGTCGGCCTCCGCCGTCGTTACGTGCTGGGCGAGTATCTCGGGGACTGGCACCGCGTTCCCGAGTACGCCCGTCTCACCGACGAACAAGAGGTTCTGAAACGACAGTGCGACCACACCGACGCCCAGCAGGACGAACAGCCATCGGGTCTGGATGTCTGAAACCAATCCTCCGAGGTCACGGTTTGAGAGAACGGCAAAATGAATCGGGAACGCGATGGCACCGAGGGTCATCACCGGGAGGAGAACGGCTTCGACGAGCGGTGAGTTGTACGTCCCGATGGAGTTGTCGGTGACGCTGAACCCTCCCGTCGCGAGTCCTGTCATCGCATGATTTAGGGCCTGCCAACCCACCTCGAACAGCGGCAGGGAACGCCCGTAGTCGCTCATTCGAAGCGCAACGAAGAGGACGATGATGGAAACGATGGTGTACGCGAAGAAGATCTTCCAGACGGTTCGGACCGTCGAGACGACGCTCGGGTGAATCTTCCGCTCTCGGGTTTCGCTCTGATACAGCGTGTAACTCCCGCTTCCCGGACGCGCGAGGATGGCGACCGTGAGAACGATGACCCCGACACCGCCGACCCACTGGATGACGGTGCGCCACCATTGAATCGCACGGGGAAGGGTCGGTTCGTGGACGGCCATCGTGAGGCCGCTCCCCGTCCACCCACTCATCGATTCGAAGAGGGCGTGTAGCGGATGCCGGAAGTGCCGAAGACTCGACGCCTCGAACCCGGCTGCGTTTGCGGTCGCCGCTGCGACGGCCGGTGGGGTGAAGTGTGCGGTCAACAGGAACGGCAACGCGCCGAGAACCGCCGTACAGAACCAACCGGCAGCCGCGATTACCATCCCGTGTTTCATCAGGGGGGCTGGCGCGTCGAGGAACCGCCACCGTGCGAGCCCGCCGATGCCGGCTGTCAAACCACCGGAGACGAGAAACGCCAGCGCGGCGTACCACTCTCGGAAGGCGATAGCGACACCGAGGCTGACCGTCATCACGAGGGCCTCTATCAGCAGCAGCGACCCGATGTCACGCGCAATCGTCGCGAGGTCCTGCGTTCGTGTCCGCTCCATTATGAGACGAATACGTCGAGGACAGATTCGGTAATCCCCGTCCCGGAGTACGCCGTCACCATATCTCCCCTCTCGATTCGGGTGTTTCCTCGGGGTGTAATCGGCCGTTCGTTATCGTCCCGTTCGATGGCGACGATGAGCATTTCATCCCCCAGTAATCCTTCCTCGGCCGCCTCCGAAATCGTCAGCCCGACTATTGGGGCGCCTTCTTCGACAGCGACTTCGAACACTTCGGCCTCCTCGCCGATGTGCATGTAGTCGACGACGGAGGGCCGGCGAACGGCTCGATAGAGGTACTCGGCGATGAGCCGCTGGGGGTTCTGCATCGTGTTCACGCCGATTTGTCGGAAGATGTTCATGTGTTTGGGGTTGTGGACCACGGAGACGATTTGCGGTACGTCGAACTCCTGGGAGAGGAGACACACCATGATGTTCGTCGCGTCCTGGTCGGTCGTCGAAATGACTGCATCCGCTCTGTCGAGTCCGGCGTCGGCGAGCGTCTCCTTGACTGTCGCATCGGCGTTGAGAACGAGGCAGTCGAACTGGCTGGCGGCACGCTCGGCACGCTCGTCGTCGTTCTCGATGACGACGACTTCGTTTCCACCCGATGTCGCGATTTCGATGAGTGGGATTCCGATATCACCTGCCCCGACGATGACGACGTACATTCGTCGTCGGGTTCGCTGGGTACTCACGAAAAGGTACCGTTACGGCCGCCGGATTTCGAGTTCGTACCCCTCGTCGGCGCCGTAGAGGTCTCGAAACAGCGATTCGACGAAGTCGGCGGCGTGTTTCGGGTCGGTGACCGCCGAGAGATAGACGACCTCGTCGTCGGCCTTTCGGGTGTCGGGCTGTTTGACTTTGAACACGTGGTACGCCGACAGCAGCGCTTCGAGGCGGTCGCGCTCGTCGGCGTCGAGTTCCAACCGGAGCCGCCGGTCGTCGTACTCGAGGCGGCGGTCGACAGCCTCGAACACGACGGGGTCGCCTCCTTCCCGTCGATGGGCGACGATGGCCTCGACGACCAGTCGGCGCCTGTCGACGGGCGTCGTCGCTTGGGGTGACATACAGGACCGTTGGCGTGCCGAGGTATGAAGGCGACGCTCGGCGCGTTCGTCACCGTTTTCTACCCGTGCTTCGTGGGTGGGGTGTGTCGCTGTACGAACGCCCTGCGGACCTCGACGACCGCACTCGCTCGCGTCTCGACGACGTACTGATGTCCGGGGAGGCGTTCGTCGTCGGAGCGCGGGCGACAGACGGATTGCTCTCGCGGTGGTGTACTCGCGTCGTCGTGACGACCGACCGGGTCCTGGAGATACGGCACGTCGGCCTCGATTGGTCGCTCGAAGGGTACAGACGAGAACGGATTCACGACGCCCGAGCGACCGGTGACGGCACTCGACTCCGGTTCGATGCCGGTCTCGACGAAATCGAGTATGATTTCGATGACGCGGCCACGGTCGACCGCTTTCTCACGGAACTGGCCTGAGGACGCTGCTCCGTCAGCAGACGAGGACGGTCGCGTACGCCCGACCGTCGGCGGTGGCCACGCCGACGCCGAGGTAATCCGCACCATCGGCGTACAGGGACCGTCGGGCGTGGTCGTCGCTCATCAGGCCGTCGGCGATTCGCCGCCCCACCTCCGGCTCGGAGTCCTCTCCGATGTCGACGCTGTACAACCCTTCGAGCTGCCGCCCCGAGAGGAGCGTTCCGCTGTTTTCGACCCTACAGGAGTCGAGACCGACCGCTTCGAGTCGCGCGCGGGTGCCGATTCCGCCCGCCTCGTGGCTCACCGTCCGCTCGGCGGCCATCCGCTCGCTGTGGACCGACGCCGCCTGCTCGAGTTTCGACGGAATCGTGCCGGTCGTCGACAGCGACGCGTCGTAGTAGCTCTGTGGCGTCGGCCCCGCGTTCGCGTAGTAGTTCCGATACAGTGCCAACTCCCGTTGTATCGCCCGGACCACTGCGGCGGTGTCGACATCGCGGGGCGGCTGTGGCGTGGCGGTCGGTGTGGCAGTGGGTGTCTCCGTCGGCGCCTCGGTCGGCGTGGCGGTCGGCGTCGCCGTCGTTGTGGGCGTCGGGTTGGTCGGCGTCCCGTCAGCGGTACCGACGTTTCCGTCTCTCGGCGTCGACTCGCCGGGGTCACCCATCGTCGGTGACTCACCGAGTCCGGGAACCGACCCCGGCGCACCGACGGCGAACAACACGATACCCCCCACGAGTGCCACTACGAGCAATGCCAGTTTGTTTCTCCGTCCCATTGTGTCGAGCCACGTCCGGAGTCGGCGGCGGCCCCCCCTCCGTCGAACCTTACGGCGTGTTGTTATGATAGTCGCTTAAATATTTGGTTCGCCTCCGGTGGTAAACCGGTGGATACGGCCGGTTCGGTGGTCGTCCCTACCACATGTTTCTTATAGTCCGCGAATGAATGACACGAAAATGACTAGAAGTCGTCGCTCCGTGTTGGCCGCGGTCGGAGCGCTGGGGTCGGGATTGCTTGCGGGGTGTCAGACGGGACGGTTCGGGAACGATGCCGACTCGCCGCGACGTACGGACTCGACGCCGACGGGATCGAGGGCGACTGCGACGCCCGAACCGACCGATTCGGCGACGCCGACGGAGGCGGCGAGTCGCTCGACCGACGCGGCCGAAACGCGCGCCCAGTCCGTCGAACGCGCCGAACGTATCTACGAGAAATTCGTCCTGCCGGCCGGCGAGCGCAAGACGTGGAGCCTCTCCTTCGACTCGCCGGTCACCGTCAGTATCGACCTCATCGTTCGCTCCGGGCCGCCCATCGACGTCATCCTCTTCGACGACGAGCGGGAGTACCGGGCGTATCTCCGAAACGACCGCGCCCGCTACGTCGATTCGGGCAGCGCCTTCTACGTGTTGAACCTCAACGACCTCACGACCGACCTCTCACGCGGCGACTACTGGATCGCACTAGACAACTTCTCGTGGCGTGAAGGCGACGACTTCCAGCGGGCCTTTCCGTCGATTCCCCAGCAGGACTCCGACGAGTCCGGAACGATGCGCGTCCAGTTCGGTCTCACTGCAGAGACCTGAGCGGAGCCGGCGCCGAGACGATTCAGACAAGCCTTTTACTGGAGGGGTAAAACTGCCGGTATGAGCCAGCCGAAGATTCTGCTGCTCGGGGCGCCGGGGGCCGGTAAGGGAACGCAGTCGAAAAACATCGCCGAGACTTACGACGTCGACCACGTCACCACCGGCGATGCGCTCCGCGCCAACAAGGACATGGAGACCGAACACGGGACGCCGCGGTCGTTCATGGAGGCGGGCGAACTCGTTCCGGACCCCGTGGTCAACGAAATCGTCCAAGCGGCGCTGGATGACGCTGACGGATTCGTCCTCGACGGCTACCCGCGAAACCTCTCGCAGGCGGAGTACCTCGACGACATCACCGACCTCGATTTGGTCGCTCTACTGGATGTCGACCGCGAGGAACTCGTCGACCGACTCACCGGTCGACGCGTCTGTTCGGAGTGTGGCGCGAACTACCACGTCGAATTCAGCCCGCCCGAAGAGGAGGGCGTCTGCGACGAGTGCGGCGGCGAACTCATCCAACGCGACGACGACAACGAAGAGACGGTCAAGGAGCGCCTCAACGTCTTCGAGGAGAACACCCAGCCAGTTATCGACTACTACGACGACGAGGGCGAACTCGTCCGC contains:
- a CDS encoding TrkH family potassium uptake protein; amino-acid sequence: MRFRVRWRTSFSLVGTVVKYLAVAMLIPLAVAVIYGDDIWVFAASIAITVSVGLALERLDRDPEVDAPEALALVTFSWLAVAAIGAVPYLLAGYGTSSTLAMPVNALFESMSGFTTTGATVMGEISFEQHSHALLMWRQLTQWLGGMGIIVLMIAILPELAVNGAQLMQSEAPGPELQKLTPRIAETARALWLVYLGFTVVYVLLLYGLHLANLAPNMTFYNAVAHGFTTLPTGGFSPEADSIAAFSAAVQWVVIPFMFVAGVNFALFWHVLKGEIDELTGNPEFRWYAGSIAAVTAVLTALLFSGTAPVLDLGGATEGVAENSLRQATFQVVSLLNSTGYATSDFAQWDSNAQMVLLFAMFIGGSAGSTGGGVKVVRWLIVVKSIRRELYKTARPSIVEPIRLGGNVVDEDAVRGVMSFTLLYLLLFGVATVVISLDAHRIGYDITTLEALSASIATLGNIGPGFGSLGPFGSYIKFPRSSRLLMVVLMWVGRLEIVPVLALFIGITRE
- the trkA gene encoding Trk system potassium transporter TrkA; translated protein: MHVVIIGAGEVGTSIAGSLAQSHDVVVIDIDSERADQLKYELDVMTLAGDGTASSTLEQAGIEEADMLIASTDDDRTNLVACETAKTLASPFTIARVKSVEYLRTWEITEKAFGVDFMVCSDLLSAENIVRIVGLPAAIDVDPFAGGCVQMAEFEVMEDSPVAGQTVAEADRFESLTFAGVFRDGDLILPRGDTLIEAGDRTVVIGSPESVQAFATDIAPETTPGAADEIVIIGGSEIGYHTARLLESRGLKPRLIEQDPERARQLAEELPNTLVMEHDATDTEFLAREHVDEADIVVAALDSDEKNLLVSVLAKRIGTDRVVAVVDNGEYVMLFEEIGIDIAINPRQVTAEEITRFTHEGVAENVAVLENDQAEVLELELTDSSDLVGRPIQDIVADIDADLVIGAVTRNRELVTPRGDTVLESGDHIIVFVESSFIGELTSMV
- a CDS encoding TrkH family potassium uptake protein, whose translation is MERTRTQDLATIARDIGSLLLIEALVMTVSLGVAIAFREWYAALAFLVSGGLTAGIGGLARWRFLDAPAPLMKHGMVIAAAGWFCTAVLGALPFLLTAHFTPPAVAAATANAAGFEASSLRHFRHPLHALFESMSGWTGSGLTMAVHEPTLPRAIQWWRTVIQWVGGVGVIVLTVAILARPGSGSYTLYQSETRERKIHPSVVSTVRTVWKIFFAYTIVSIIVLFVALRMSDYGRSLPLFEVGWQALNHAMTGLATGGFSVTDNSIGTYNSPLVEAVLLPVMTLGAIAFPIHFAVLSNRDLGGLVSDIQTRWLFVLLGVGVVALSFQNLLFVGETGVLGNAVPVPEILAQHVTTAEADAVRDGTFQFVSALTCTGFQSSPIANWSDGGKLIVSGAMVVGGAAGSTVGGIKIIRAYVIAKGIKWQFSRVFLPSTAVATANVGDRTLTRQQMDREFSEAAIVGVLWISLLAASSIVLVNLAGPDFSYADALFEVASAQGNVGLSTGIVGPSMHPLAEAMFVLNMWIGRLEIIPVLVFGRALIYGLRP
- a CDS encoding potassium channel family protein; this encodes MYVVIVGAGDIGIPLIEIATSGGNEVVVIENDDERAERAASQFDCLVLNADATVKETLADAGLDRADAVISTTDQDATNIMVCLLSQEFDVPQIVSVVHNPKHMNIFRQIGVNTMQNPQRLIAEYLYRAVRRPSVVDYMHIGEEAEVFEVAVEEGAPIVGLTISEAAEEGLLGDEMLIVAIERDDNERPITPRGNTRIERGDMVTAYSGTGITESVLDVFVS
- the secY gene encoding preprotein translocase subunit SecY — its product is MSWKEVAEPVLTRLPAVKRPTGHVPFRRKLGWTAGVLVLYFFLTNVAIYGLGQSSDIFGQFRTILAGAQGSLLQVGIGPIVTASIVLQLLGGADLLGLDTEENPRDQAIYQGLQKLLVVVMTALTALPMVFAGFLQPSPQVAAGLPFGTTGLAWLMFAQIFVGGLLILYMDEIISKWGVGSGIGLFIIAGVSQRLIGGFIAWSGLGAGYVGFFPRWVGILTGDIEVGSPLTQSGLFDLFLGPGELLGLITTLFIFGVVVYAESVRVEIPLSHSRVKGARGRFPVKLIYASVLPMILVRALQANVQFLGRILNAQWTGMPAWLGDYTQPQAGGFAEPIGGLFYYVAPIYTPEDWMWWLGETTAAPWQIMLRVGIDLTFMIFGGAIFAIFWVETTGMGPNATAKQIQNSGMQIPGFRQSPGVTEKVLERYIPQVTVIGGALVGLLAVMANMLGTIGQVSGTGLLLTVSITYKLYEEIAEEQMMEMHPMMREMFG
- a CDS encoding TrkH family potassium uptake protein — its product is MGVIRVDWRASLDLTGRILLYLAGPLCFPLLVAIYYGESTVPFLSAIAVTVVLGGSLRGLPGEPGELGPREAFLAVALIWFLVAAVGAVPFFVAGVGIIAHPVDAMFESMSGLTTTGATVLRDFSIHSRSILMWRQVLQWLGGLGILVLATAILSELGVGGAQLMETETQTRNVSKLTPRIAATAQLIWGLYIGLTLLAVAVYYGLHLLNLAPNMGFYNAVAHALTSVSTAGFSPEPDSIGAFSPVVQWAVIPFMLVGSTSFVLLYFAINGDPMRLLKNEEFHFYLGVVATGSVLVAAALATDPTVTFGTEATVRHAVFNVASIVTTTGYASADFELWSPAAKHVLFLCMFVGGMVGSTTCSIKSLRWLVALKAFKRNLFTSIHPEAVRPVRVSGNPVEEETIRDIYAYLLLSLVIFTLLTVFIVVDGTRAPVEVTEFEALGAAASTFLNIGPAFGDAGPYGTYATFPRSTRAVMIALMWIGRIEIIPVLVLFTKAFWTS
- a CDS encoding adenylate kinase, whose amino-acid sequence is MSQPKILLLGAPGAGKGTQSKNIAETYDVDHVTTGDALRANKDMETEHGTPRSFMEAGELVPDPVVNEIVQAALDDADGFVLDGYPRNLSQAEYLDDITDLDLVALLDVDREELVDRLTGRRVCSECGANYHVEFSPPEEEGVCDECGGELIQRDDDNEETVKERLNVFEENTQPVIDYYDDEGELVRIDGEGTPDEVWADLQAAIEDAV